The following are encoded in a window of Haloarcula halophila genomic DNA:
- a CDS encoding dihydrofolate reductase: MPELVLVAGVARTGAIGDGETIPWHYEQDERQYKTRVAGHPVIVGRRTWASMTDVEGTHPVVVTSTPGEYDAVETTFVSSVPDAIDAVDERSERGYVIGGQSIYSMFLPYADRALVSELPEYETGAAVFPYLGTDWSVTDRERYDEFTVVAYTNEDPQPPSTARR, from the coding sequence ATGCCAGAACTCGTGTTGGTCGCGGGCGTCGCCCGGACTGGGGCTATCGGCGACGGCGAGACGATCCCGTGGCACTACGAGCAGGACGAGCGCCAGTACAAGACCCGCGTCGCCGGGCACCCGGTGATCGTCGGGCGTCGCACCTGGGCGAGCATGACGGACGTCGAGGGGACACATCCCGTCGTCGTCACGAGCACGCCCGGGGAGTACGACGCAGTTGAGACGACGTTCGTCTCCTCCGTGCCCGACGCGATCGACGCGGTCGACGAGCGTAGCGAGAGGGGCTATGTCATCGGCGGCCAGTCGATCTACTCGATGTTCCTTCCCTACGCCGACCGGGCACTCGTCTCCGAACTCCCGGAGTACGAGACCGGTGCGGCGGTGTTTCCGTATCTGGGAACCGACTGGAGCGTCACCGACCGCGAGCGCTACGACGAGTTCACCGTCGTGGCGTACACGAACGAGGACCCACAGCCACCGTCGACCGCCCGACGGTAG
- a CDS encoding phosphotransferase family protein — protein sequence MSTPEADIAAVLRESGPDHDGFTFETPGGGHQSDVYIVTMAHGGEEYEVVVKFKPEGNVPFEVEPRLHEYVADRTDIPVPRILVFKQEPTVDVPPYFVTERVHGHNLATEFGQLTQDERQRVMTQAGRVLGDMHSEIGFEAFGRLDLHNDRIIVRDWMGSWRDYFEQLTRAHLTRLDGTPFEGLATRARDRIEPALDIVPEDGVPRLVHDDFRPANLLFERGTERPITAVLDWQDVLAALPEYNLAQTEFLFIDSSFDDPQIKETLRQRFHTGYREFRPMDFADGYEERRPLYQLSTLLWRMAGFEAVFADESGLATARAEAKYREQFERLIDALPT from the coding sequence GTGTCGACGCCGGAAGCAGATATCGCAGCGGTCCTTCGGGAGTCCGGTCCCGACCACGACGGGTTCACCTTTGAGACGCCTGGTGGCGGTCATCAGAGCGATGTCTACATCGTGACGATGGCCCACGGCGGCGAAGAGTACGAGGTGGTTGTGAAGTTCAAACCCGAGGGTAACGTCCCCTTCGAAGTCGAACCCCGACTCCACGAATACGTCGCCGACCGGACCGACATCCCGGTGCCACGGATTCTCGTCTTCAAACAGGAGCCGACGGTCGACGTCCCGCCGTATTTTGTCACCGAGCGAGTTCACGGACACAACCTCGCGACCGAGTTCGGCCAACTCACACAGGACGAGCGCCAACGTGTGATGACACAGGCCGGGCGGGTGCTGGGGGATATGCACTCCGAGATCGGATTCGAAGCGTTCGGTCGTCTCGACCTGCACAACGACCGGATCATCGTCCGGGACTGGATGGGAAGCTGGCGGGACTACTTCGAACAGCTCACCCGAGCACACCTCACCCGGCTCGACGGGACGCCCTTCGAGGGACTGGCGACCCGTGCCCGGGACCGGATCGAACCGGCGTTGGATATCGTCCCCGAAGACGGGGTCCCGCGGCTGGTCCACGACGACTTCCGGCCGGCGAACCTCCTGTTCGAGCGCGGCACCGAACGACCGATCACGGCGGTGCTGGACTGGCAGGACGTCCTGGCCGCGCTCCCCGAGTACAACCTCGCACAGACGGAGTTTCTCTTCATCGACTCGTCGTTCGACGATCCACAGATCAAGGAGACGCTACGTCAGCGGTTCCACACCGGTTACAGGGAGTTCCGGCCGATGGACTTCGCGGACGGCTACGAGGAGCGCCGGCCGCTGTACCAGCTCTCGACGCTGCTCTGGCGGATGGCCGGATTTGAGGCCGTCTTCGCCGACGAATCCGGCCTGGCGACGGCCCGTGCCGAGGCCAAATACCGCGAGCAGTTCGAACGGTTGATCGACGCACTCCCGACCTGA
- the folP gene encoding dihydropteroate synthase — protein sequence MRTVDAAGLAIGDEQPPRIMGVLNVSKESPYDPSVYDEPDEAAAYVDEELIGEGAHIVDVGLESANKRLDVLSAEQELDRLDTAIETLQSVGGDAVFSIETRYAEVAEAALDAGFDMVNDICGFADPEMPEVCREYDVAVGKMASPPDLERPGAVDDVDWATARSPDWVQQADYVDRVYEALKQHGMTDKTIVDPAFGGWSERKTLEDDRATFRRLREFRGFGQPILVSINRKNFLRSLADRSTEAALPVSLAATSMAIERGAHVVRTHDVAETLDAAKIGGAFAERGRTIEGDVTVSELDVRSAGDVARHLERIGASEGKGEPFVGRVFELSGLDPSGVDELVTAAADTGVVVRGGSDGALVGGSLAELSALAGALEGTSAGAALTRAIEG from the coding sequence ATGCGCACGGTAGACGCGGCGGGACTGGCGATCGGCGACGAGCAGCCACCGCGCATCATGGGTGTGCTGAACGTCAGCAAGGAATCCCCGTACGATCCCTCCGTCTACGACGAGCCCGACGAGGCGGCCGCTTACGTCGACGAGGAACTGATCGGGGAGGGCGCCCACATCGTCGACGTGGGCTTGGAGTCGGCGAACAAGCGCCTCGACGTTCTCTCGGCCGAGCAGGAACTCGACCGGCTCGATACGGCGATCGAGACGCTCCAGTCGGTCGGCGGTGACGCGGTTTTCTCCATCGAAACCCGGTACGCCGAGGTCGCCGAGGCGGCACTGGACGCCGGCTTCGACATGGTCAACGACATCTGTGGGTTCGCCGATCCGGAGATGCCCGAGGTCTGCCGGGAGTACGACGTCGCGGTCGGCAAGATGGCGAGTCCGCCGGACCTGGAACGACCCGGCGCTGTCGACGATGTCGACTGGGCGACTGCTCGCTCACCTGACTGGGTCCAGCAGGCCGACTACGTCGACCGGGTCTACGAGGCACTCAAACAGCACGGGATGACGGACAAGACCATCGTCGACCCCGCCTTCGGCGGGTGGAGCGAGCGCAAGACCCTCGAAGACGACCGGGCGACGTTTCGTCGGCTGCGGGAGTTCCGCGGGTTCGGCCAGCCGATCCTCGTCTCGATCAACCGGAAGAACTTCCTCCGATCGCTGGCGGACCGCTCGACCGAGGCGGCACTGCCGGTGAGTCTCGCGGCGACCTCGATGGCGATCGAACGGGGGGCACACGTCGTCCGGACTCACGACGTCGCCGAGACGCTGGACGCCGCGAAGATCGGCGGTGCGTTCGCCGAACGCGGTCGGACGATCGAGGGTGATGTGACCGTCAGCGAACTCGACGTTCGAAGCGCCGGCGACGTCGCCCGGCACCTCGAGCGGATCGGGGCTAGCGAGGGGAAGGGGGAGCCGTTCGTCGGCCGTGTCTTCGAACTCTCGGGGCTCGATCCGTCCGGGGTCGACGAGTTGGTGACGGCGGCCGCCGACACGGGTGTCGTGGTCCGCGGGGGCTCGGACGGCGCGCTCGTCGGTGGCTCGCTCGCCGAACTCTCCGCGCTGGCAGGTGCCCTCGAAGGCACGTCCGCTGGGGCCGCACTCACACGAGCGATCGAGGGGTAA
- a CDS encoding ABC transporter ATP-binding protein: protein MNVIDAQGLVKRYRTGGQVLEALGGIDFTLDSGEFVSIMGPSGSGKTTLLNILGLLSTPTEGKVLLDGNDVTNLGDRKRTTLRKRKIGFVFQHFYLLPTLNAVENVEVPQLFDRNPGTRRRAIDLLERMGLGDRLDHRPDELSGGQKQRVAIARSLINDPRIVLADEPTGNLDRKTGRQILDEFRRIADDEDVAIVAVTHDELVNQYVDRTVHLVDGTIGREEIDA from the coding sequence ATGAACGTCATCGACGCACAGGGGCTCGTCAAGCGGTATCGGACCGGTGGCCAAGTGCTGGAGGCGCTCGGCGGCATCGACTTCACGCTCGACTCCGGCGAGTTCGTCTCGATCATGGGTCCAAGCGGGAGTGGCAAGACGACGCTGTTGAACATCCTCGGTCTCCTCTCGACACCCACGGAGGGGAAGGTCCTGTTGGACGGGAACGACGTGACGAACCTCGGTGACCGAAAGCGGACCACACTCCGGAAACGGAAGATCGGGTTCGTCTTCCAACACTTCTACCTGCTGCCGACACTGAACGCCGTCGAGAACGTCGAGGTTCCGCAACTGTTCGATCGGAACCCGGGAACACGTCGGCGAGCCATCGACCTGCTCGAACGGATGGGACTGGGCGATCGGCTCGATCACCGACCGGACGAACTCTCCGGTGGCCAGAAACAACGCGTCGCCATCGCCCGGTCGCTGATCAACGACCCGCGGATCGTCCTCGCGGACGAACCGACGGGGAACCTCGACCGGAAGACCGGCCGGCAGATCCTCGACGAGTTCAGGCGGATCGCCGACGACGAAGACGTCGCCATCGTCGCCGTCACACACGACGAACTGGTCAACCAGTACGTCGACCGAACGGTCCACCTCGTCGATGGAACCATCGGTCGGGAGGAAATCGATGCTTGA